In Streptomyces sp. P9-A4, the genomic window CCTCCCCCGTCGACAACAACTGGTGGCTGTTCGGCCTCACCGTCGCCGGGTTCCTCCAGGACGCCGGCATCGAGACGGACCTGGCCGCCGCCACGATCGACCGCTCCCTCGCCCGCGTCGAGGACTGGTACCTCGGCGACGGCTGGTACAGCGACGGCGACAACCGCGCCTTCGACCACTACAACGCCTGGGCGCTGCACTTCTACCCCGTGCTCCACGCCCACCTCGCCGGCGACCGGAAGCTCCTCGACCACTACGGGCCCCGCCTGCGCGCCCATCTCGACGACTACGTCCACCTCTTCGACGCCGGCGGCTCCCCCCTCCCGTACGGGCGTTCCCTGATCTACCGCTTCGCCGCAGCCGCCGCGCCCTGGCTGGGCACCCTCACCGGGCACACCCCGCTCACCCCCGGCGCCACCCGCCGCCTCGCCTCCGGCACCCTCCGGTACTTCCTCGACCGGGGCGCCACCGACCCGAACGGGCTCCTCACCCTCGGCTGGCACGGCCCGTACCCGCCGCTCGTCCAGGAGTACTCGGGCCCCGGCTCCCCCTACTGGGCGTCCAAGGGCTTCCTCGGCCTCCTGCTTCCCGAGGACCACCCCGCCTGGACCGAACCCGAGGAACCCCTGCCCGCCGAACGGACCGACACCGTCCGGGCCTTCGCCCCCGCCGGGCTGCTCGTCCAGAGCACCGCCGCCGACGGGCTCGTACGCCTCCACAACCACGGCAGCAACCACGTGGGCAGCGCGGAGGGCGGGTCGGACGCCCCCGGATACGCCCGCCACGCCTACTCGACCCGTACGGGACCCACCACCGGCGACGCCCCCGCCGACAACCACTTCGCGCTGCTGACGGCGGACGGCCGGGCCACCACCCGGGGCCCCGCCACCCTCCTCGGCACCGGCCCCGACCGGGCCGTCTCCCTCCACCACCCGCTGCCCGGCGTCCGGGTCCTCTCCGCGACCCTCGCCCACGGGCGGGCCGAGGTCCGCGCCCATCTCGTCCTCGGCGCCCCGGAGGGGACCCCCGTACGGCAGACAGGCTGGGCCACCACCCCCGACGGGCCGCACGCCCAGCTCCATCCGGTCCACGGCTATCCCGCGGACCGCCCGGCCGTCGAACTCCCCACCGGGGAAACCCTTCAGGGTCCCGGCAGCCGCACCCTGAGCCTGCACGGCGTGACGAGCGGCCCGGCCGCGCTCTTCGTGGCCCTCGCCTCCCTCACCGCCGAGCCCGGCCCCGCACCCGTGTCCGAGCTCGCGACCGTCCGCGTCACCGGCCCCCGGGCGCTCACCGTGACCTGGCGGAACGGCACCACCGCACACCTCGATCTCGAAGCCGACTGAGCCGCCGGAAGCGCTACTTCGGTCCGTACTTCCGGCCCGCCCTGGAGGACGCCCCGCCCAGCAGGCCGCGCGGCGCCAGCTTCACCACACCCATCAGGGCCTTGTAGCGCGGGTCCGGGATCGACAGCGTCTTCCCCCGCTCCAGGTCCGTCAGGGCCGCCGTCACCAGCTTGTCCGCGTCGAGCCACATCCAGCCCGGGATGTTGTCGGTCCCCATCCCGGCCCGCTCGTGGAACTCGGTCCGTACGAAGCCGGGGCAGAGCGCCATCAGCCGCACCCCGCTGCCCGCGAGGTCCCGCGCCGCGCCCTGGGTGAACTGCACGACCCAGGCCTTCGAGGCGCCGTACGTGCCCCGGGGGACGAAGGCCGCCACCGAGGCGACGTTCACGACGGCGCCCCGGCGGCGCTCCTTCATCGAGACGGCGGCGGCCGAGGTCAGCCGCAGCACCGCCTCGCAGTGCACCGTGAGCATCTTCAACTCGTCGGCCATGGACACTTCGAGGAAGCGCCCCTTGTTGCCGAACCCGGCGTTGTTCACGAGCAGGTCCACCGGCCGCTTCGGGTCCGAGAGCCGCGCCTCGACGGCGGCGATCCCCTTCTCCTCCGCGAGGTCCGCCGAGAGCACCTCGGCCTCGACGCCGTGCCGGTCGTGCAGTTCGGTCGCCTGCTCACGGAGGCGCTTCACGTCCCTGGCCACCAGCACGACATCGTGGCCGTCCGCCGCGAGCCTGCGTGCGAAGGCGGCCCCGATGCCCGCGGTGGCGCCCGTAATCAGTGCAGTCGTCATACGGGCACGGTAGTGCCCCGCCGCGGACGTTCTTGTCCGCGTACCGGCGACTACGCGCGCGCGTACTTCTCGGTGTACCGGCGGGCGAGCGCGAGGAGGCCCGACTCCATCCACTCGGCGGCGACCAACGTGCTGGGCAGCAGCGGGCGTTCGGTGGTGGCGGCGCGGTGCAGCAGCGCGACCGTGATGTCGTGCTCCGGCCGGTGGACGACGGTGACCGGGTCGCCCGCGCGGATCTCGCCCGGCACGATCACCCGCAGCAGCGCGCCGGGACCCGCCTCGGACTGGGTGAACCGGCGCACCCAGCCCTTCTCCTCCAGGAAGCCCGCGAACGTACGGCAGGGGATGCGGCCGCCGGTGACCTCCAGGACCACCTCGTCGCCGATCCGCCAGCGCTCGCCGATCAGGGCCCCGTTCACGTCGAGGCCGGAGGTGGTGAGGTTCTCGCCGAAGGAGCCGTTGGCGATCTCGCGGCCGAGCTCCCGCTCCCACCGGTCCAGGTCCTCGCGGGCGAAGGCGTACGCGGCCCGGTCGTCGCCGCCGTGGAACCGCAGGTCGCAGACGGTGTCCCCGGCCAGCCCGCTCGCCCCGACGCCGGGCGCCCCGGGGGCCTCGATCCGCACCGGCCCGTCGACCGGGCGCTTGTCGATGCCGGTCGTCCCGGCGGCGGCGTCGGTGTAGTCCACGGCCTTGGCGCGGCCCACATTCACACTCAGCAAGGTCATGACGGCACCTTAGGGGCACAGGTCTCAAAGCCGCAGGCGAAAATGTGCTGGTTCACCCAAGATTCGCTTATGCTGGAACGCATGATCGAGGCACGCCATCTCCGCGTCCTGCGCGCCGTCGCCGCCACCGGCTCCTTCTCGGCCGCCGCGCGCGAACTCGGCTGCACCCAGCCCGCCGTCAGCCAGCAGATGAAGGCCCTCGAAGCCTCCGCCGGCACGCCGCTGCTGATCCGCGCGGCACGCGAGATGCGCCTCACCCAGGCCGGCGAGGTCCTCGTCCGGCACGCCTCCGGCATCCTCGCCGGGCTCACCGCCGCCGAGGAGGAGGTCGCCGCCATCGCCGGGCTCCGGGCGGGCCGGGTCCGCCTGGTCTCCTTCCCGAGCGGCAGCTCCACCCTCGTCCCCACCGCGCTCGCCTCCCTGCGGGCGGCGCACCCCGGCACCCGCGTCTCGCTCGTCGAGGCCGAACCGCCGCGCTCGGTCGAGATGCTCCGCGAGGGCGACTGCGACGTGGCCCTGGCCTTCCGTTACGGGGCCGGGCAGGCGGAGTGGGACGACCTGGTGGTCCGGCCGATCCTCGCCGACCGTCTGGTGGGCCTGGTCCCCGAGGGGCACCGGCTCGCCGGGGCCGGCTCCGTGGGGATCGCGGAACTCGCCGAGGAGTCCTGGATCGCGGGCTGCCCGCGCTGCCGCCGCCAGCTCGTCGACGTCTGCGAGGAGGCGGGCTTCACTCCCCGCATCGACTTCGCCACCGACGACTACCCGGCGGTGGTGGGCCTGGTCGGCGCGGGCCTGGGCGTGGCCGTACTGCCGGAGCTGGCCATCGAGTCCGTACGGCCGAAGGGGGCGCGGACCGTGGCCGTGGAACCCGCCGTGGAGCGGGAGATCGTGGCCCTCACGCTGCCGGACCTGGCGCAGGTCCCGGCCGTCGCCGCCACCCTGGACGAACTGACCCGCGCCGCCAGGCGCGCGTGAGCCCACTCGGCCGGGCGCTGGGCATCCGCGCCGCCACGCGCGCGTAGGCACCCTGAGGGGGCCCTCACGCGCGCGTGGGCGCGGTCGTGTCCGGGCTCTGTGGTGTCGCGGTCCTAGTTGAAGAAACGTTCCTTCACATGCGCTCCACGATCGGCCGGCCGGCTGCCGCCGCCGATGTCGTCAGGGGTGTCATGGCCGGCGCCGCCGTCATCAGGCGATTGCGCGCGCGTCCCATGAGCTCTTCGCGTTCGTCCTCGGTGAGGCCGCCCCATACGCCGTAGGGCTCCCGCACGGCGAGTGCGTGTGCCGCGCACTCCGCGCGCACCGGGCACCGCATGCAGACCTCTTTCGCCGAGTTCTCACGCGCACTCCGTGCCGCGCCGCGCTCTCCCTCGGGGTGGAAGAACAGGGAGCTGTCGACTCCGCGGCAGGCCGCGAGGAGTTGCCAGTCCCACAGATCGGCGTTGGGTCCGGGAAGGCGGGAGAAATCTGCCATAGCGCTTGTCCCCTTGAAACCGTGTCGAACGGATAGTGGGCGGATGGATGGCTGATGGCCGGGGCTCCTCGGGTCCCCGACGGGTCCGGGTCGGTACACCTACTGTCGAAGTAGATGTAAATATGACTCATTGCGAATCTAGCCACAGACACCGCGAAAAGGGAAGAAAACCCGCTAAATGGGGCATAGCGTTCGATGAACGGCGAATGACCCGCGTCGCTCTCCTCTGTGCGCAACCCCTCACGTAGAGTGCCGAAGGCTGCCGTCCGACCCGTAACTCTTTCGAGTGACCGTCGTTGAGAGTGCGGAGGCGGTTGAAGGAATAAGCGCTCGGGCAGGTGTCCGAGGGCGTCAATCGCACAGGTGACGATTACGTACAGCCCTGGAGGCTCAAGGTGACGCGCAACAGCTGCGAGAGCCGCGGAGGTCAGGCATGACATCCGTCCTCGTCTGCGACGACTCCCCGCTTGCCCGAGAGGCGCTCCGCCGGGCGGTCGCGACCGTGCCCGGCGTCGAGCGTGTGACCACCGCGGCCAACGGCGAGGAAGTCCTCCGCCGCTGGGGCGCGGACCGCTCGGACCTGATTCTGATGGACGTACGCATGCCCGGTCTGGGCGGCGTGGAGACCGTCCGCCGGCTGCTCTCCGCGGACCCCGGCGCCCGCATCATCATGCTCACGGTCGCCGAGGACCTCGACGGCGTCGCCCTCGCGGTCGCCGCGGGTGCGCGTGGCTATCTGCACAAGGACGCCTCGCGCGCCGAGCTGCGGGCCACCGTCACCCAGGCACTCGCCGACCCGACCTGGCGGCTCGCCCCGCGCCGCCTCCGTTCGGCCGAGATGGGCGCCGCGCCCACCCTCACCGCGCGCGAGATCCAGGTCCTCGAAGGCATGAGCCACGGCCGGTCCAACGCGGAGATCGGGCGCGAGCTCTTCCTCTCCGAGGACACCGTCAAGACCCACGCCCGGCGTCTCTTCAAGAAGCTGGGCGCCTCGGACCGGGCGCACGCCGTCGCCCTCGGTTTCCGCTGGGGCCTGGTCCGCTGAGTCGCAGGTCACCCGCCGTGTCCCCGTCCTCGCCCGCACCCTTCGCGGGCCGGACGGGGCGGGCTTGTGTCACTTCCCCGCCGGATGCCGCATCCTTGAGATGTGGAGTTCCTCGGGGACGAGTCGATCGAGCGGGAGGGGAGGGCGCGGGAGATGAGTTCCGGCGCACCTGCTCATAACGCTTCGGTGCACAACTACGGACGCGGTGCCGCGAACGCAGAGGCGTCGGGGCACCATGGAGCGATGCGCGACGACGAGACCGTGGGTTCCCCCATGCCTGCCGGGCAGGGGGAGATCGGCGCGCTCGTCCGCCGCGCGGTGGAGGGCGACGCCCAGGCCACCCATGACCTGCTCGCGCGCGTGCATCCGCTCGCCCTGCGGTACTGCCGCACCCGCCTCAACCGGCTCCCCGGTGACGCCCGGCACTTCGTCGAGGACCTCGCCCAGGAGGTCTGCGTCGCGGTCCTGATGGCGCTGCCGCGCTACAAGGACACCGGCAGGCCCTTCGAGGCCTTCGTCTTCGCCATCGCCGGACACAAGGTCGCCGACCTCCAGCGGGCCGCCATGCGGCACCCCGGGTCCACCGCCGTGCCCTCCGACGAGATGCCGGAGCGCCCCGACGACTCCCTCGGTCCCGAGGAGCGCGCGCTGCTCAGCGATGACGCCGAGTGGGCCAAGAAGCTGCTCGCCAACCTCCCGGAGAACCAGCGCGAACTGCTCGTGCTCCGGGTAGCCGTCGGGCTGACCGCCGAGGAGACCGGCCAGATGCTCGGCATGTCCCCGGGCGCCGTCCGGGTCGCGCAGCACCGCGCGCTCAGCCGGCTGCGCGCGCTGGCGGAGCAGTAGCACCGAGCGGGCGGTGGCGGCGGCGGAAGCGGTGCGGCCGAGCGCTCGGTAGCCGACCAGTAAGCGTTCCCGGTGCGTGTCGGCCCTTTCGTACACGTACGAATGTCCAAAGCTTGCGGCTGATCTTGATCGTGGAATGAGACACCGCTTTGGGCCGTTAGCATGGACATCCGCACCGATCAAGGCCATTTGGGGAAGGTGTCATGACTGCAAACGTCGACGGAGTGCCCGAGA contains:
- a CDS encoding DUF2264 domain-containing protein, which codes for MPTPPENRELSPYTGWTRAHWETAADRLLLDVRPFASPGLGLIDLPGPRPSWSGPRSDGLEGWARTFLLAALRVAGARGGDPYGHLDRYAEGLAAGTARAGNMGQAGSAAGACRAQGPDSWPLMADTRQAIVESASIALGLRLTRPWLWDRLDDRVRERVVDWLRPALGPSPVDNNWWLFGLTVAGFLQDAGIETDLAAATIDRSLARVEDWYLGDGWYSDGDNRAFDHYNAWALHFYPVLHAHLAGDRKLLDHYGPRLRAHLDDYVHLFDAGGSPLPYGRSLIYRFAAAAAPWLGTLTGHTPLTPGATRRLASGTLRYFLDRGATDPNGLLTLGWHGPYPPLVQEYSGPGSPYWASKGFLGLLLPEDHPAWTEPEEPLPAERTDTVRAFAPAGLLVQSTAADGLVRLHNHGSNHVGSAEGGSDAPGYARHAYSTRTGPTTGDAPADNHFALLTADGRATTRGPATLLGTGPDRAVSLHHPLPGVRVLSATLAHGRAEVRAHLVLGAPEGTPVRQTGWATTPDGPHAQLHPVHGYPADRPAVELPTGETLQGPGSRTLSLHGVTSGPAALFVALASLTAEPGPAPVSELATVRVTGPRALTVTWRNGTTAHLDLEAD
- a CDS encoding SDR family NAD(P)-dependent oxidoreductase, whose protein sequence is MTTALITGATAGIGAAFARRLAADGHDVVLVARDVKRLREQATELHDRHGVEAEVLSADLAEEKGIAAVEARLSDPKRPVDLLVNNAGFGNKGRFLEVSMADELKMLTVHCEAVLRLTSAAAVSMKERRRGAVVNVASVAAFVPRGTYGASKAWVVQFTQGAARDLAGSGVRLMALCPGFVRTEFHERAGMGTDNIPGWMWLDADKLVTAALTDLERGKTLSIPDPRYKALMGVVKLAPRGLLGGASSRAGRKYGPK
- a CDS encoding MOSC domain-containing protein — its product is MTLLSVNVGRAKAVDYTDAAAGTTGIDKRPVDGPVRIEAPGAPGVGASGLAGDTVCDLRFHGGDDRAAYAFAREDLDRWERELGREIANGSFGENLTTSGLDVNGALIGERWRIGDEVVLEVTGGRIPCRTFAGFLEEKGWVRRFTQSEAGPGALLRVIVPGEIRAGDPVTVVHRPEHDITVALLHRAATTERPLLPSTLVAAEWMESGLLALARRYTEKYARA
- a CDS encoding LysR family transcriptional regulator, translated to MIEARHLRVLRAVAATGSFSAAARELGCTQPAVSQQMKALEASAGTPLLIRAAREMRLTQAGEVLVRHASGILAGLTAAEEEVAAIAGLRAGRVRLVSFPSGSSTLVPTALASLRAAHPGTRVSLVEAEPPRSVEMLREGDCDVALAFRYGAGQAEWDDLVVRPILADRLVGLVPEGHRLAGAGSVGIAELAEESWIAGCPRCRRQLVDVCEEAGFTPRIDFATDDYPAVVGLVGAGLGVAVLPELAIESVRPKGARTVAVEPAVEREIVALTLPDLAQVPAVAATLDELTRAARRA
- a CDS encoding WhiB family transcriptional regulator → MADFSRLPGPNADLWDWQLLAACRGVDSSLFFHPEGERGAARSARENSAKEVCMRCPVRAECAAHALAVREPYGVWGGLTEDEREELMGRARNRLMTAAPAMTPLTTSAAAAGRPIVERM
- a CDS encoding response regulator transcription factor, with protein sequence MTSVLVCDDSPLAREALRRAVATVPGVERVTTAANGEEVLRRWGADRSDLILMDVRMPGLGGVETVRRLLSADPGARIIMLTVAEDLDGVALAVAAGARGYLHKDASRAELRATVTQALADPTWRLAPRRLRSAEMGAAPTLTAREIQVLEGMSHGRSNAEIGRELFLSEDTVKTHARRLFKKLGASDRAHAVALGFRWGLVR
- a CDS encoding sigma-70 family RNA polymerase sigma factor; this translates as MRDDETVGSPMPAGQGEIGALVRRAVEGDAQATHDLLARVHPLALRYCRTRLNRLPGDARHFVEDLAQEVCVAVLMALPRYKDTGRPFEAFVFAIAGHKVADLQRAAMRHPGSTAVPSDEMPERPDDSLGPEERALLSDDAEWAKKLLANLPENQRELLVLRVAVGLTAEETGQMLGMSPGAVRVAQHRALSRLRALAEQ